The genomic region AAATGATGACCAGCTGTTTCGGCTGGTCGGCCGCCCCTGCCATGACGGGAAGAAGGAACGAGGCAGCCAGACAAGTGGCGAGGAGAGGACGAGACATGGGCACCGCGACAATTTGTTCGCGGTTTCCCTCCAATAGAATTGCGGCGAAGCTGCGGTCTTGCTGGCATTTTTTCCCGCCAAACGCTAAGCCATGACAAACGGCACGGAAGGGACCAGCCATGACTTTGCTTATCGTCGGCATCGTACTTTTTCTCGGGGTGCATCTGGTGCGGGTGGTGGCTCCCGGCTTCCGCCGCTCGATGATCGCAAGCCTCGGCGAGAAGGGCTGGCGGGCCGGTTATTCGATTGCGAGCATCCTCACGCTGATCCTGTTGATCTATGGTTTCGGGCAGGCTCGTGCCGTGACCGGCATGCTCTACAATCCGCCGGTCTGGACGGCGCATATCGCGATTACGCTGATGCTGGTCGCGATGATCTGTCTCGTCGCCTCGCTGCTGCCGGCGGGGCATATCGCGACCAAGACGAAACATCCGATGGTGCTGTCGGTGAAGATCTGGGCGCTGGCGCATCTGCTCGCCAATGGCGAGACGTCGTCGGTGCTGCTGTTTGCGGCCTTCCTCGCCTGGGGCGTGATCCTGCGCATTTCGCTGAAACGGCGGCAGCGGGCGGGCGAGATCGTGCTCCGGCCTTTTGTCTCAGCGAAATACGATCTCTATGCCGTCGTCATCGGCATCGTCGCCTGGGCGCTGATCATCTGGAAGCTGCACGAATGGCTGATCGGGGTTTCGCCGCTGG from Rhizobium sp. BT03 harbors:
- a CDS encoding NnrU family protein, producing MTLLIVGIVLFLGVHLVRVVAPGFRRSMIASLGEKGWRAGYSIASILTLILLIYGFGQARAVTGMLYNPPVWTAHIAITLMLVAMICLVASLLPAGHIATKTKHPMVLSVKIWALAHLLANGETSSVLLFAAFLAWGVILRISLKRRQRAGEIVLRPFVSAKYDLYAVVIGIVAWALIIWKLHEWLIGVSPLVM